In Buchnera aphidicola (Lipaphis pseudobrassicae), a genomic segment contains:
- a CDS encoding 2-oxo acid dehydrogenase subunit E2, whose amino-acid sequence MDIEVKMPDIGVEEVEVIEILVKIGEHVELEQGLITVEGEKASMEIPSPTSGIIKSIYVKIGDKVKTSSILMILKFNSIDTNVQEKKTNILEKENVILTKQNFIKSNTFKEDTCIHATPLIRRLARNLNIELSNIIPTGRKNRILKEDLELYLNKFKINNLQNNSILNFNDINKIDIKEIELSSLQKTVGNNLKKNWNNIPHVTQFDEFDITVLEKFRQKYNFENKESNSITVLIFILKVVACALEKFPIFNSYLSNDNKKIILRKHINIGVAVNVKDGLFVPVLKHVNKKNITQLSSELIFLSERARQKQLDASDMQQGCFTISNLGAIGGSYFSPIINAPEVAILGVSKSKIKPLWNGKEFIPSLMLPLSLSYDHRVINGVDGARFITFIGKLLSDMHFLIM is encoded by the coding sequence GTGGATATTGAAGTAAAAATGCCTGATATTGGTGTAGAAGAGGTAGAAGTTATAGAGATTTTAGTAAAAATAGGTGAACATGTAGAATTAGAACAAGGTTTGATTACTGTAGAAGGAGAAAAAGCTTCTATGGAAATACCGTCACCTACATCAGGTATTATAAAAAGTATATATGTAAAAATTGGTGATAAAGTTAAAACTTCTTCGATTTTAATGATTTTAAAATTTAATAGTATTGATACTAACGTACAGGAAAAAAAAACAAATATCTTAGAAAAAGAAAATGTAATTTTAACTAAACAAAATTTTATAAAATCTAATACATTTAAAGAAGATACTTGTATACATGCTACTCCACTGATAAGACGTTTAGCACGGAACTTAAATATTGAATTGAGTAATATTATTCCTACTGGTCGAAAAAATCGAATTTTAAAAGAAGATTTAGAATTGTATTTAAATAAATTCAAAATTAATAATTTGCAAAACAATTCTATATTGAATTTTAATGATATTAATAAAATAGATATTAAAGAAATTGAGTTAAGTAGTCTTCAAAAAACTGTAGGTAATAATTTAAAAAAAAATTGGAATAATATTCCACATGTTACACAATTTGATGAATTTGATATTACAGTTTTAGAAAAATTTCGTCAAAAATATAATTTTGAAAATAAAGAAAGCAATAGCATTACGGTATTAATTTTCATATTAAAAGTAGTTGCTTGTGCGTTAGAAAAATTCCCTATTTTTAATAGCTATTTGTCTAATGACAATAAGAAAATAATTTTAAGAAAACATATTAATATAGGGGTTGCAGTAAATGTAAAAGATGGTTTGTTTGTTCCTGTTCTAAAACACGTCAATAAAAAAAATATTACACAGTTATCTTCTGAATTAATTTTTCTTTCAGAAAGAGCACGTCAAAAACAGTTAGATGCATCTGATATGCAACAAGGATGCTTTACGATATCTAATTTGGGAGCGATTGGAGGAAGTTATTTTTCTCCTATTATTAATGCACCTGAAGTAGCTATTCTTGGTGTTTCAAAATCTAAGATAAAACCTTTATGGAATGGAAAAGAATTTATTCCTTCTTTAATGTTACCATTATCTTTATCTTATGATCATCGTGTTATTAATGGAGTTGATGGAGCACGATTTATTACATTTATAGGAAAGTTATTATCTGATATGCATTTTTTAATTATGTAA
- the lpdA gene encoding dihydrolipoyl dehydrogenase, whose protein sequence is MHQEIYAKVVVVGSGPAGYSAAFRCADLGLDTILIERYNKLGGVCLNVGCIPSKSLLHIAKVIKEARELHKMGVSFNSPVIDIERIKNWKNSIIDKLTIGLSSMSSKRNIKIIQGNAVFDTEKSLLVTNKNNVFSIFFENIIIATGSQPIKIPSINYNDQRIWDSTDALMLKNIPNRLLIIGAGIIGLEMATIYSALGSKVDVIDRFKHFLPTVDKDISEIYLKSINKRFNVILNAHIDDIKTKEEALIVKIIENNINKEYISYDAILVAIGRTPNIHELGLKKIGLQINNFGFIEVNEQLRTNIPHIYAVGDVTGVPMLAHKGTYQAHIAAEVIAGKNHYFEPKVIPFIAYTEPEIACVGLSEEEAKKNNINYKVSIFPWSASGRATASNATIGMTKLIFNKNNNQIIGGSIIGTNAGELIGEVTLAIEMGCDIEDIALTIHAHPTLHESIGLSAQVCKGTVTDLLNFKSKK, encoded by the coding sequence ATGCATCAAGAAATTTATGCAAAAGTTGTTGTTGTTGGATCTGGTCCAGCTGGTTATTCTGCAGCTTTTCGTTGTGCAGATTTAGGATTGGATACTATTTTAATAGAACGTTATAATAAATTAGGTGGTGTCTGTTTAAACGTAGGATGCATTCCTTCTAAATCTTTATTACATATAGCTAAAGTAATTAAAGAAGCACGAGAATTACATAAAATGGGTGTATCGTTTAATTCTCCAGTAATTGATATTGAGAGAATTAAAAACTGGAAAAATAGTATTATTGATAAGTTGACTATTGGTTTGTCAAGTATGAGTAGTAAAAGAAATATAAAAATTATTCAAGGTAATGCTGTTTTTGATACTGAAAAAAGTCTTTTAGTAACAAATAAAAATAATGTATTTAGTATTTTTTTTGAAAATATTATTATTGCTACTGGATCTCAACCTATTAAAATTCCTTCTATAAACTATAATGATCAAAGAATTTGGGACTCAACAGATGCTTTAATGTTAAAAAATATACCTAATCGTCTTTTAATTATAGGAGCAGGAATAATTGGTTTAGAAATGGCCACAATATACAGTGCATTAGGTTCAAAAGTCGATGTAATTGATCGTTTTAAACATTTTTTACCTACAGTAGATAAAGATATTAGTGAAATATATTTGAAATCTATTAATAAAAGATTCAATGTAATTTTAAATGCTCATATAGATGATATTAAAACAAAAGAAGAAGCTTTAATAGTTAAAATAATAGAAAATAATATTAATAAAGAATATATATCTTATGATGCAATATTAGTAGCTATTGGAAGAACTCCAAACATCCATGAATTAGGATTAAAAAAAATAGGATTACAAATTAATAATTTTGGATTTATTGAAGTGAATGAACAATTAAGAACAAATATACCTCATATTTATGCTGTTGGTGATGTAACAGGAGTTCCTATGTTAGCACATAAAGGAACATATCAAGCACATATTGCAGCAGAAGTAATTGCCGGTAAAAATCATTATTTTGAACCAAAAGTTATTCCATTTATAGCTTATACTGAACCAGAAATTGCTTGTGTAGGGTTGAGTGAAGAAGAAGCTAAGAAAAATAATATAAATTATAAAGTTTCTATTTTTCCTTGGAGTGCATCTGGAAGAGCTACTGCTTCTAACGCAACCATAGGAATGACAAAATTAATTTTTAATAAAAATAATAATCAAATTATTGGTGGTTCTATTATAGGAACAAACGCTGGTGAATTGATTGGTGAAGTGACTCTTGCTATTGAAATGGGATGTGATATAGAAGATATTGCATTAACCATACATGCTCATCCTACTTTACATGAATCAATTGGTTTATCTGCACAAGTTTGCAAAGGAACAGTAACAGATTTATTAAATTTTAAGTCTAAAAAATAA